A section of the Leptospira kobayashii genome encodes:
- a CDS encoding NAD-dependent epimerase/dehydratase family protein, translating to MKKMNVLITGGSGVLGRKLIESVLEKYKIIAIGKEYGRISETIRHHKNFKFYERDLTEIRSVQDFKITEPIDLIVHLAGAVSGSKLSEKDFFTINAESTKHLAALAKEKHSKAMLLASSVSVYGAQEEPIYTTSPTLGSTVYARSKIAAEEYLRNAGIPYSIFRIASVYGLSSKSFIQKLFSLYKKGFYPKIKNQSPKSIIHIEDLNLAILAWIERVLTGASIRPVYVISHPESVTIQQVIEEFKTHRKPRWGILGIPVFPIFIPIFDLFYKILRKWQGLPYHESPLGPLLHSIEAYSEESWRDLHLIPKWDLRKGTTQYK from the coding sequence ATGAAAAAGATGAATGTATTAATTACAGGAGGTTCGGGAGTTCTAGGCCGCAAACTCATTGAATCCGTTTTAGAAAAATACAAAATCATTGCCATAGGCAAAGAATACGGAAGGATTTCGGAAACCATTCGACATCATAAAAATTTCAAATTTTACGAAAGGGATTTAACTGAAATTCGATCGGTTCAAGATTTTAAGATTACCGAGCCTATTGACTTAATCGTACATCTGGCAGGCGCAGTATCAGGATCAAAATTATCCGAAAAGGATTTTTTTACGATCAACGCGGAATCCACCAAACATCTGGCTGCGCTCGCAAAAGAAAAACATTCCAAAGCAATGTTACTCGCAAGTTCCGTATCCGTATACGGAGCACAGGAAGAGCCGATCTATACCACCAGTCCCACGTTAGGTTCCACAGTATATGCAAGATCGAAAATCGCTGCGGAAGAATATCTTAGAAACGCAGGAATTCCTTATTCCATTTTTCGCATAGCATCCGTTTATGGATTGAGTTCGAAAAGTTTCATACAAAAATTGTTTTCTTTGTATAAAAAGGGATTTTATCCAAAAATCAAAAACCAAAGCCCGAAATCGATCATCCATATAGAAGATCTGAATCTTGCTATCTTAGCTTGGATTGAAAGAGTATTAACCGGTGCTTCCATCCGACCGGTTTATGTCATATCCCATCCTGAATCCGTTACCATCCAACAGGTAATTGAAGAATTTAAAACTCATAGAAAACCGAGATGGGGAATCCTGGGCATACCTGTATTTCCTATTTTTATCCCTATATTTGATTTATTTTACAAGATTCTTCGAAAGTGGCAAGGACTCCCCTACCATGAATCCCCTTTGGGGCCCTTACTTCATTCCATTGAAGCTTATTCCGAGGAATCTTGGAGGGATTTGCACTTAATCCCGAAATGGGACTTGCGAAAAGGTACAACCCAGTATAAATAA
- a CDS encoding DKNYY domain-containing protein, protein MITGKHYLILVFLFLSCSQGYHYKYWFFPYYEDHKIDTTDREGFAILDRYFAKDKNHIYYKENRLADIDPKSFRILNHTYFSDKKSVYYISTRTELKTNSPKAWIIIIPLDLKVWTEDKLALVPLEDSDPETFQILKNREIDTAYGTDERRLYYEGTKLEEVDKDSIRVLDSNFYDIIKTEKSIYYKGEKIQDADPGTFLLYDNYAKDKKRCYYFNTLTVHAFSCNAKDFKPLIYPNPLDSKISMDSDYAKDDASVFWQGTKIKQADAKSFTLDLEKTDCLYPGMCGKDKNFSYESGQTNNK, encoded by the coding sequence ATGATAACCGGAAAACACTATTTGATCTTGGTTTTTCTGTTTCTATCCTGCTCCCAAGGTTATCATTATAAATATTGGTTTTTTCCTTATTACGAAGATCATAAGATTGATACTACGGACAGGGAAGGATTTGCCATTTTAGATCGGTATTTTGCCAAAGATAAAAATCATATCTATTACAAGGAAAACCGATTGGCGGATATAGATCCTAAGTCCTTTCGGATTTTGAATCATACCTATTTTTCAGACAAGAAGAGTGTGTATTATATTTCCACTAGGACGGAATTAAAAACCAATTCTCCGAAAGCCTGGATCATCATTATTCCTTTGGATTTGAAAGTCTGGACGGAAGACAAATTGGCCTTGGTTCCTTTGGAAGATTCCGATCCGGAAACATTTCAAATCTTAAAAAACAGAGAGATCGATACCGCCTACGGAACCGATGAAAGGCGCTTATATTACGAAGGAACCAAATTGGAAGAAGTCGATAAAGATTCGATCCGGGTATTGGATTCGAATTTTTACGACATCATCAAAACGGAAAAATCCATTTATTATAAAGGGGAAAAAATTCAGGATGCCGATCCCGGAACATTTCTGTTATACGATAACTACGCGAAAGATAAAAAGAGATGTTATTATTTTAATACCTTAACAGTGCATGCGTTTTCCTGTAACGCAAAAGATTTCAAACCGTTGATTTATCCCAATCCGTTGGATTCTAAAATTTCCATGGATTCGGATTATGCAAAGGATGATGCGTCCGTATTTTGGCAGGGCACCAAAATCAAGCAGGCGGATGCAAAATCATTCACATTAGATTTGGAGAAAACCGATTGTCTTTACCCGGGAATGTGTGGAAAAGATAAAAACTTTTCTTATGAATCCGGACAAACTAACAACAAATAA
- a CDS encoding DUF445 domain-containing protein, translating to MPHELVSLETLKLLCIPFTYGFVGWVTNWLALKMTFYPLKFWGIPPYLGWQGIIPRKAHKMASKSVDVITERLLNIQEVFLKVDPVRAEKEFLPSIDSSIKESMHEFAESLDSRIWPMLPDLVKEEIYHKVKRETGFTIRNVIRKLQADIDSLFDVKALVLKKLSGDNVSLVVELFQEVGAPEFKFIERSGFYFGFLLGLVQMVIWMYFPIWWTLPLQGVIVGYLTNYLALEMIFRPLYPTKILGIFTYQGLFLKRQRAVSLLYAKLVAEKILTPKNIMEELVFGKAAAEILETIRRAILKQVDNITTLAKPILYASGRWENYEVVKEKIAKTMSETAIRNSSELEAYLGEAMELEKTMGERMASLPPDEFESILRSAFQEDEMLLILVGAALGAVVGWSQIYFL from the coding sequence ATGCCGCACGAACTAGTGAGCCTGGAAACTTTGAAACTATTATGCATTCCGTTCACTTATGGATTTGTAGGCTGGGTGACCAATTGGCTTGCTCTGAAAATGACATTCTATCCACTCAAATTTTGGGGAATCCCTCCTTACCTGGGATGGCAGGGAATCATTCCCAGAAAAGCACATAAAATGGCAAGCAAGTCCGTAGATGTAATCACGGAACGCTTGTTAAATATTCAAGAAGTGTTTTTAAAAGTAGATCCGGTCCGCGCCGAAAAGGAATTTTTACCTTCGATTGATTCCTCCATAAAAGAATCCATGCATGAATTTGCCGAAAGCCTGGATTCCCGAATCTGGCCTATGTTGCCGGATCTCGTAAAAGAAGAAATTTACCATAAAGTAAAAAGAGAAACAGGGTTTACCATTCGAAATGTAATCCGCAAACTCCAGGCGGATATCGATTCCTTATTCGATGTAAAAGCATTGGTTTTGAAAAAACTTTCAGGAGATAATGTGAGTTTGGTGGTCGAACTTTTTCAGGAAGTGGGCGCGCCTGAATTCAAATTCATCGAAAGATCAGGATTCTATTTCGGATTTTTGCTCGGCCTGGTTCAAATGGTGATTTGGATGTATTTTCCCATTTGGTGGACTTTACCGTTGCAAGGTGTGATCGTCGGTTATCTGACAAATTATTTGGCATTGGAGATGATATTCAGACCGCTCTACCCTACCAAAATCCTGGGAATCTTTACTTACCAGGGTCTTTTTCTGAAACGCCAAAGAGCGGTTTCTCTACTTTATGCAAAGTTAGTTGCAGAAAAAATACTCACGCCTAAAAATATTATGGAAGAACTGGTTTTTGGAAAAGCTGCCGCTGAAATTTTAGAAACCATTCGCAGGGCAATCCTCAAACAAGTCGATAATATCACAACTCTCGCAAAACCGATTCTTTATGCTTCGGGGAGATGGGAAAATTATGAAGTTGTGAAAGAAAAAATCGCAAAGACTATGTCAGAAACCGCCATTCGAAATTCCTCCGAATTGGAAGCCTATTTGGGAGAGGCGATGGAGTTGGAAAAAACAATGGGAGAAAGAATGGCAAGTTTGCCTCCCGATGAATTCGAATCGATACTCAGATCAGCATTTCAGGAAGATGAAATGTTATTGATTCTTGTAGGTGCCGCATTGGGAGCCGTGGTGGGTTGGTCCCAAATTTATTTTCTATAA
- a CDS encoding acyl-CoA thioesterase has translation MTSTASFPIQIRWADIDQNHHLRHSAYYDFGAIARIQFLANYGLTSSKFTELKTGPILFREEAIFKREIHFEDKITINAVLTKARPDFSRWSIQHSIIKNEDILAAVINVDGAWIDTEIRKLMVPSQFVKEAFSKFPKAPQFEVLD, from the coding sequence ATGACATCTACGGCTTCTTTTCCGATTCAAATTCGCTGGGCAGACATTGACCAAAACCATCACCTAAGACATTCCGCATATTACGACTTCGGCGCGATTGCGAGGATTCAATTCTTAGCGAACTACGGTTTGACAAGTAGCAAGTTTACGGAACTGAAAACAGGACCGATCCTATTTAGAGAGGAAGCGATTTTCAAACGGGAAATCCATTTTGAAGATAAGATTACGATCAATGCGGTTTTGACAAAAGCAAGACCTGATTTTTCAAGGTGGAGCATTCAGCACAGTATCATTAAGAATGAAGATATACTTGCCGCTGTGATCAATGTAGACGGTGCTTGGATCGATACTGAAATTCGAAAATTAATGGTTCCTAGCCAGTTTGTAAAAGAGGCTTTTTCCAAATTTCCAAAAGCTCCTCAATTTGAAGTTCTGGACTGA
- a CDS encoding acyl-CoA dehydrogenase family protein — protein MYTQFTEQQLEIRDLVRNFVRKEIPHEVALHWDEKNAHPTELINKMRSELGINGLVIPEEYGGWGLGAIEQCLAIEELSRGCLGISLGFAYTGLGILPILKGATHEQKLKWLPPIADGKFGVSFCLSEPGAGSDVPGMSTRAEKKGDKWVINGAKQWITGASDAQAFTVFAYTDRNRGTRGVSCFYVPRDAKGCIVGKKEDKLGIRASSTHQVIFEDCEVPEENLIGKENLGFVYALQTLNASRPFVAVMGVGVAQAALDHAARYAREREQFGVKISTFQAVQHMLADMAIKVETAREITYKAARLSDANDPTLPKYSAIAKAYASECAMQCATDAVQIFGGYGYTKEYPVEKLMRDAKILCIFEGTTQIQKNEIAAYVIKDAASKKE, from the coding sequence ATGTATACCCAATTCACTGAACAACAACTGGAAATCAGAGACTTAGTTCGCAATTTTGTTAGAAAAGAAATCCCTCATGAAGTAGCTTTGCATTGGGATGAAAAAAATGCCCATCCTACAGAACTCATTAACAAAATGCGTTCCGAACTTGGAATCAACGGTCTAGTTATCCCGGAAGAATACGGCGGATGGGGACTAGGTGCTATCGAACAGTGCCTCGCCATCGAAGAATTATCTCGCGGCTGCCTCGGAATCTCTCTTGGATTCGCTTATACCGGTCTAGGAATCCTTCCTATTTTGAAAGGTGCCACTCACGAACAAAAATTAAAATGGCTTCCTCCTATCGCTGATGGAAAATTCGGAGTTTCTTTCTGTTTGTCCGAACCAGGTGCCGGTTCCGACGTTCCAGGCATGAGCACTCGTGCTGAGAAAAAAGGGGACAAATGGGTCATCAATGGTGCAAAACAATGGATCACCGGTGCTTCCGATGCACAGGCATTCACTGTATTCGCTTATACTGACCGCAATCGCGGAACTCGCGGAGTATCTTGTTTCTATGTTCCAAGAGATGCAAAAGGTTGTATCGTTGGTAAGAAAGAAGACAAATTGGGAATCCGTGCTTCTTCCACTCACCAAGTTATTTTTGAAGATTGTGAAGTTCCTGAAGAGAACCTGATCGGAAAAGAAAACCTTGGATTTGTTTACGCACTTCAAACATTGAATGCTTCCCGTCCGTTCGTAGCGGTTATGGGTGTGGGTGTGGCGCAAGCGGCACTTGACCATGCAGCACGTTACGCACGTGAAAGAGAGCAGTTCGGAGTTAAAATCTCCACTTTCCAAGCAGTGCAACATATGTTAGCTGATATGGCGATCAAAGTCGAAACTGCTAGAGAGATCACTTACAAAGCAGCTCGTTTGTCCGATGCAAACGATCCTACTTTGCCGAAATATTCCGCAATTGCAAAAGCATACGCTTCCGAATGTGCGATGCAATGTGCGACGGATGCAGTTCAAATCTTCGGTGGATACGGATACACGAAAGAATATCCTGTGGAAAAACTAATGAGAGATGCTAAGATTCTTTGTATCTTCGAGGGAACCACTCAGATCCAAAAGAATGAAATTGCCGCTTATGTAATCAAAGACGCAGCTTCCAAAAAAGAATAA
- a CDS encoding methyl-accepting chemotaxis protein: MQLSVSKKFWAVVIFLSSVIVVSNIFIFSSIREITSEYRVYLNLNQQQLILVRMKSNLQNNIRDYLELMITKDLKRNELIKGKITLRNKDNAEQIARFKKELIFNEKDQTFIDTLSRVRSNYLKNLEILIQLALENKNEEAYQHYLTTTESQLQAYTDVLDGGLKEISTQIDTIGNRRLSLLESNLITNTILMVFMTFIIFFTGLYLRALVIPPLLEMLRIVQSMGERNFSDRPSEKLLKRKDEYGELAIAFAKTNQNIKDVLISVLRSAEEVAASSEELSASTEESSSSNMLVVNSVETVDSQAKQASVSVEEVVVLSERIHNAIQDISTAIKGIVSMSERASKAADSGFVSINQVLKQMQNIETVASKSNQLIETLGRESQEIDNIVSVISQIAEQTSLLALNAAIEAARAGAEGKGFSVVAQEVGRLAEQSRKATDGISELVKNFQDIIHSVVNEMKQEVKEVKEGSALVKICGENFQTLNSIVQDESGQVQSINESSRMIVDYSNKIITVTKDVEGINRKITEQTSGVSLATTEQKSAIAEIAEASQSLSRMAYNLKDVLSEFKV, from the coding sequence ATGCAATTAAGCGTTTCTAAAAAGTTTTGGGCAGTTGTTATCTTCCTCTCTTCGGTAATTGTCGTTTCAAATATTTTCATCTTTTCCTCCATCCGGGAAATTACTTCCGAATATAGAGTATATCTGAATCTAAATCAGCAACAATTGATTTTGGTAAGAATGAAATCCAACTTGCAGAACAATATCCGCGATTATTTGGAACTGATGATTACGAAAGATTTGAAAAGAAATGAATTGATCAAAGGAAAAATCACCCTTAGGAACAAAGATAATGCAGAACAGATTGCACGTTTTAAAAAAGAACTGATATTTAACGAAAAGGATCAAACCTTTATCGATACTCTGTCTAGAGTGCGTTCCAATTATTTAAAAAATCTGGAAATCCTGATTCAACTTGCTTTGGAAAATAAAAACGAAGAGGCTTATCAGCATTATCTAACTACTACCGAATCCCAATTGCAGGCGTATACGGATGTTCTCGATGGAGGCTTAAAAGAAATTTCCACTCAAATCGACACTATAGGAAATCGCCGCTTATCTTTGCTGGAAAGCAACTTGATTACAAACACAATCCTAATGGTGTTTATGACATTTATTATTTTTTTTACCGGACTTTATTTAAGAGCTCTTGTCATTCCTCCTCTTTTGGAAATGCTCCGTATCGTGCAATCCATGGGAGAGCGGAATTTTAGTGACCGGCCAAGCGAGAAGTTGCTAAAAAGAAAAGACGAATACGGAGAATTGGCAATCGCTTTCGCCAAAACAAATCAAAACATCAAAGATGTGTTAATCAGTGTTCTGCGATCAGCGGAAGAAGTCGCTGCGTCTTCGGAAGAGCTCAGTGCCAGTACGGAAGAATCAAGCAGTAGCAATATGTTAGTCGTTAATTCCGTGGAAACCGTCGATTCACAAGCCAAACAAGCATCCGTTTCCGTCGAAGAAGTGGTAGTCCTTTCCGAGAGAATACATAATGCGATTCAGGATATTTCCACAGCTATCAAAGGAATCGTATCCATGTCGGAGAGAGCATCCAAAGCCGCTGACTCCGGTTTTGTCTCGATCAATCAGGTTCTGAAACAAATGCAAAATATTGAAACGGTTGCGAGCAAATCCAACCAATTGATCGAAACACTCGGCAGGGAATCCCAGGAGATAGACAATATAGTCAGTGTTATATCACAGATTGCGGAACAAACCAGTTTGCTTGCTTTGAATGCTGCAATCGAAGCGGCAAGAGCTGGAGCAGAAGGAAAAGGTTTTTCCGTTGTTGCACAGGAAGTAGGCAGACTTGCGGAACAGTCCAGGAAAGCAACGGATGGAATCTCCGAGCTTGTGAAAAATTTTCAAGACATCATTCATTCCGTAGTGAATGAAATGAAACAGGAAGTAAAAGAAGTCAAAGAAGGTTCCGCACTTGTAAAAATATGCGGTGAAAATTTTCAAACTCTCAATTCCATCGTGCAAGACGAATCCGGTCAGGTACAGTCCATTAACGAATCGAGTCGAATGATCGTGGACTATAGTAACAAGATCATTACAGTTACGAAAGATGTGGAAGGCATTAATCGAAAAATCACCGAACAAACATCAGGTGTATCTTTGGCAACTACGGAACAAAAAAGTGCCATAGCCGAAATTGCGGAAGCAAGCCAATCCTTGTCCAGAATGGCATACAATCTAAAAGACGTTTTGTCCGAATTCAAAGTATAA
- a CDS encoding alpha/beta hydrolase has protein sequence MAVMNATNALISRKRFFLRFVTLTAVFVIFSFCAGRPDYTPKKDVPKISFEEFYQSKLRLSKEKGHRPGNEERYISFGKKTPLAFLYIHGFGASRAEGEEVMEKLAKTFKANTYLLRLPGHGTNKEDQAAQKFSDYLDAASEALHMMQGQGDKVVVFGSSLGGLLGTWLASEFPEEVDGLVLGNPFYAPTAGGLGLYNYPGGLTLVHILKGKIRNSSHNDNPKVLPQRNDYWYPEQYYSALVGVNDLKNYAAVPEVFGKISSPVLLLYYYKSETEQDPTASVSAMRSAFTQFGADKNPNPLNREVRVEDGMHVLMSKWVITDKKFIESETAKWIKDLAKLK, from the coding sequence ATGGCAGTTATGAATGCTACGAATGCTCTAATTTCCAGGAAAAGATTTTTTCTCCGATTTGTCACACTAACGGCCGTTTTTGTCATTTTTTCTTTTTGTGCCGGGAGGCCGGATTATACCCCCAAAAAAGATGTACCCAAAATCAGTTTTGAAGAATTTTATCAATCAAAACTCCGATTGAGCAAGGAAAAGGGACACAGACCGGGCAACGAAGAAAGATATATCAGCTTCGGTAAAAAAACTCCTTTGGCTTTTTTATACATCCACGGTTTTGGCGCCTCACGGGCGGAAGGCGAAGAAGTGATGGAAAAATTGGCGAAAACTTTCAAAGCAAATACCTATCTATTGCGACTTCCCGGCCATGGGACTAACAAGGAAGATCAAGCGGCGCAAAAATTTTCGGACTATCTGGATGCGGCCAGTGAAGCATTGCATATGATGCAGGGCCAAGGAGATAAGGTGGTTGTATTCGGATCTTCTCTCGGAGGACTACTCGGGACTTGGCTTGCTTCCGAATTTCCCGAAGAAGTGGACGGACTCGTACTCGGAAACCCTTTCTACGCCCCTACTGCGGGAGGACTCGGTTTGTACAATTACCCGGGCGGCCTAACCCTTGTACATATACTGAAAGGCAAAATCAGAAATTCAAGTCATAACGACAATCCGAAAGTATTACCGCAAAGAAACGATTATTGGTATCCCGAACAGTATTACTCAGCGTTAGTTGGTGTAAACGATTTGAAAAATTATGCCGCAGTCCCCGAGGTATTCGGAAAAATTTCAAGTCCGGTATTGCTATTATACTATTATAAGTCTGAAACGGAACAGGATCCTACCGCAAGCGTCTCAGCAATGAGATCCGCCTTTACTCAGTTTGGTGCTGATAAAAATCCGAATCCCTTGAATCGGGAAGTCAGAGTGGAAGACGGAATGCATGTACTCATGTCCAAATGGGTCATCACGGACAAAAAGTTTATCGAAAGCGAAACCGCGAAATGGATCAAAGACTTGGCCAAACTTAAGTAA